One part of the Moorena sp. SIOASIH genome encodes these proteins:
- a CDS encoding recombinase family protein: MKTIAYLYSNPLLDPVPDPGVWGLEVDQVYLDLGGRQQWQQLVADCQAQPPDYLLIRRLEELGECLAEISDRITQIETLGVCLIATEQSYNSAQLTDATNYTGIRASLLKLIHEIQQEVNSRRLRQGHARNRLKALPPPGKAPYGYRRGKDRYLIDRSTAPVVKDFFEQFLLYGSLRGAVRYLEQKYGKRISVTTGRRWLTNPVYRGDLGYQKNGEVISDTHSAILNREEAAQIDRLLRRNRQLPPRTASAPRSLAGLVVCQECQSGMTVVSVTQYRKNKQYLYLRPINCPKHPKCRAISYEQVLEQTIQLICQELPRAVAAMNSPSLDGVKESLKGKITQKKDNLEQLPLLTSSGVLDQDTADLRAYKLRTEISQLQQQLAALPPVNLKAIAQTVSIPQFWIDLSESERRFYFREFIQKIEILRQVKELQLQLVFIF; encoded by the coding sequence ATGAAAACTATTGCCTACCTGTACAGCAATCCCCTACTTGACCCGGTGCCTGACCCAGGAGTTTGGGGTTTGGAGGTGGATCAGGTCTATCTAGATTTGGGAGGACGTCAGCAGTGGCAGCAGTTAGTTGCGGATTGCCAAGCTCAACCCCCTGATTACTTGCTAATTCGTCGTCTGGAGGAACTGGGAGAGTGTTTGGCTGAAATTAGCGATCGCATTACCCAAATTGAAACCCTCGGTGTTTGCTTGATTGCCACAGAGCAATCTTACAATTCTGCTCAGCTAACGGATGCTACCAACTACACTGGGATTCGCGCTAGTTTACTGAAACTAATACACGAAATCCAGCAGGAAGTCAACAGCCGCCGCCTTCGGCAAGGGCACGCTCGTAATCGCCTCAAAGCCTTACCCCCACCAGGAAAAGCCCCCTATGGCTATCGGCGGGGCAAAGACCGCTATCTAATTGACCGCAGTACGGCACCGGTGGTTAAGGATTTTTTTGAACAGTTTCTGCTTTATGGTTCCTTGCGGGGTGCAGTACGGTATTTAGAGCAAAAATATGGTAAACGGATTTCCGTGACTACCGGGCGTCGTTGGCTCACAAATCCGGTTTATCGGGGAGACCTTGGCTATCAAAAAAATGGTGAGGTTATTTCCGATACCCATAGCGCCATTTTAAATCGGGAAGAAGCCGCACAGATTGACCGATTGCTCAGGCGCAACCGACAATTACCTCCTCGTACCGCCAGTGCTCCCCGTTCTTTGGCAGGGTTGGTGGTTTGTCAGGAATGCCAGTCGGGGATGACCGTTGTTAGTGTTACTCAATATCGTAAAAACAAACAATATCTCTACCTACGTCCGATCAATTGTCCTAAGCATCCCAAATGTCGTGCTATTAGTTATGAACAGGTTTTGGAGCAGACCATTCAACTGATCTGTCAGGAATTACCCCGTGCTGTTGCTGCTATGAATTCTCCCAGCTTGGATGGGGTTAAGGAATCTCTTAAGGGTAAAATTACTCAAAAAAAAGATAATTTAGAACAGCTACCTCTGTTAACGTCTAGTGGGGTGCTTGATCAAGATACTGCTGATTTACGAGCATACAAACTACGGACAGAAATTTCCCAATTACAGCAGCAGCTAGCTGCTTTGCCGCCAGTGAATTTAAAAGCGATCGCTCAGACAGTATCCATTCCTCAATTCTGGATTGATTTATCAGAATCAGAGCGTCGGTTTTACTTTCGGGAGTTTATTCAAAAAATTGAAATCCTGCGTCAGGTAAAGGAATTGCAGCTGCAACTTGTGTTTATTTTTTAG
- a CDS encoding VOC family protein, with amino-acid sequence MEINQCLHGAVLVSDLEKAEHFYGNILGLSRVDRELRFPGAWYQVGQFQIHLMVNPNAKVELKNPEKWGRNPHIAFSVVNLDEAKESLQAHGYPIQLSSSGRAALFTQDPDCNIIEISEISNIST; translated from the coding sequence ATGGAAATTAATCAGTGTCTTCATGGTGCTGTTTTAGTTTCTGATTTGGAAAAGGCAGAGCATTTTTACGGTAATATTTTGGGATTATCTAGAGTTGATCGAGAGCTGAGATTTCCTGGTGCTTGGTACCAAGTTGGTCAATTCCAAATTCACTTGATGGTTAATCCTAATGCTAAAGTTGAGCTAAAAAATCCTGAAAAATGGGGTCGTAATCCCCACATTGCCTTTAGCGTAGTAAATTTAGATGAAGCTAAGGAATCTCTACAAGCTCATGGTTACCCGATTCAATTGAGCTCGTCTGGTCGTGCGGCATTATTTACCCAAGATCCAGATTGTAATATTATTGAGATTAGTGAGATTAGTAACATTAGCACTTAG